DNA sequence from the Rattus rattus isolate New Zealand chromosome 2, Rrattus_CSIRO_v1, whole genome shotgun sequence genome:
gagtacattgtagctgtcttcagacacaccagaagagggcatcagatcccattacagatggttgtgagccaccatgtggttgctgggatttgaactcaggacctctggaagagcagtcaatgctcttaaccactgagccatctctccagcccacaaatctatttttattgttgttattttcttcacatggggtctcctgtagcccaggctagcctagaacttacaTTGCAGCTGGGCTCCTGAcctttctgcttctacctccggtgtgctgggattacaggactcTGCCACCACACCCCACTTAAAACTATTTGGATTCTTGCAGTTTGCCCTTTGACACACATTTTACCGGGAAGAGCAAATTTAAAACCACAGTGAAATCTGGCTTCTCATCCAGTGAGAGGTTGAGGTAGACAGGATAATAACATGCGCTGGCAGGTGTGGGGAAATCAGGACGCCACACACACCAGTTGTCCTACTACTCgggagggtgaggcagaaggatcgcTTGTCACCTAGATCTCAGGGCCAGTTTATGCAAAATAGCAAGATGCCACCCTTAAAAGATCTGGGCgttgtggtgcacacctctaatcccaacactgaggaggctaagacaggagatCATGACGCCCTCAGTGCTGTTTCACAATGTTATTTTCCCATGTGTCTGGGTATATTCGTCTCCATGTGTATAAGTGCACATGTGCCTGGTTCCTGCGGAGGTCAGAACAGGGCTCTGGATCCCTGGAGTGGTAGTCACAGATGTGAACAGttgtgtgggtgccgggaattgaacccgggtcctctggaagagcaggcagtgcttttaactgttcagccatctctccaagctgaggcttttgagatcctgtttcagagcaaaacaaaacgaacCCTTGTGCATCAGTGTCCAGTGTAGCCTTGCAGCTTCCACTAGAAATTACCCAATGGCCAGGAAGGGGCAGGGCACACCCTTAGTTCCCAGATGGAGAcactcaggcagatctctgtgagttcaaggccagcctggtctacagagtgagttccaggacagccaaggctgcacagagaaaccctcaaaaaacatattcacatgtTGGCCGACTGGTAAATACTGACATGTGGTATATCCATACAGTAGAATATTATACATCACAAAGAGATATAAAAATACTGACACATAAGGCAGCATAGGTGAACCTTGAAACtggaacaaagaaggaaaacactcCAGGTGCAGAGAATGGAAAGTTCTAGGGCTCTAAATGTAGAATGGGCAAACCCCATGGAGACAGGAAGCTGATCAATGGTTGCCCAGGGACAAGTGCGGGTTGGGAGAATTGGGCGCTGATGCTAATGGACACAAGATTATTTTGTGGGGTGACAAACATGTTCTAGAATCCATTACAGTGAAGGTTGCAAAATGATGTGAACACTCTTTTAAAAAGCTGCATTTCTGGTAAAATCCAAAATGGGTCAACTGTCCAGTGAGTTAAATCTCAACAAAGTCATTAGCAACAAAGCAAGGGTGGATTGGTTGTGTTATGGGTCAGAACCCGGTCCATAAGGAGACTCAGATAACAAAACCGGACTGCCTGGGCGGGCCTCTTGAAACTGTCCTGACAGAAGATCTTGTCCTTGTCATGGCTGGTTGCATTTTTGTCCCTCTGGTCTGTTGCctctttttatttccctttcccggtGCGTTTGAAATCCCAGGAACACAGACTGGAGATCTGTCTCCACATTACAGGCAGTAACTGCCTGTTCTTACAGGGAGTTCAAGGTTTAATTAACAGTGCCCATAGGGTGGCTCAACACTGACTTCAGTTGCAGggaatccgatgccttcttctggcatccatgggcaCAAGGCCTTCAGGTGGTACATGGAGCTAAATAAGGAGAAAACGCTCAGCACGTAAATAAATAATCCTTTCAGAaaatacatacaggcaaatacattcatacatatacattaaaaaagaatccaGGATCAGCGAGCCCCGCAGACAAGCATCTCATGCTTAGAACTAAAACTCCTCCCAAGGCCTGGCACGGAGAGggatatctgtaatcccagtactcaggacgCCGAGGCAGGAGAGAGTTGGAGGCATAACAGGACCCtgttacaaaataaaactcaTGCCACTCCAGTATCAAAGACCCCAGCAGGAGCTGGCGGAACCAGATCTTAGATAATGATAGACCAGCTcacagcctggcctggcctgtgCCAACACCCTATGCAAACTTTCCTGTCTCCCTTATCCTGGAGCCACTGTAGGTATGGGGAAGTCAGATTCTCCAGCCTCTATACCTGCTGGTTTCTCAACAGGAGCTGAAGTAGTCTTCAGCATGCATGCAATTGCTCGCCCACAGTGGTAAGGACAAAAATGGCTCCAAAAGAGGACGGAATACACTCTCGTGTGTGGCTGTCTTTATGGAATACACACTCCGGTGTGGCTGTCTTTATGGAATACACACTCACGTGTAGCtatctttggctactttgtgggttcttctttcttctacccttcaaccccctaacactagatatgaggggaaaaaaaggatagataggaaaggaaagagatccctgaattaAGTCAGGAGTCAGAAAGGGGGCAAACTTATTGCTAGGTGGCTTCCTGCTGATTGGGGcgttgagttccttggggcaagtttgaccTTCGCACTCAGGATATCTAATGTCTTCGTTGCGCAGGACTACTTAATAAACTGCCACTAACAGGAACCAACCAACAATCCACCTCTGGGGGCCCTAGCATCGATATACAGAAAAGTTCCCAGATCTAAACATCATACAATCTGCAGagactatctgcagctggcaaaaccatgcctctgctagggCACAAGGCAAATCAGTCACCTGTTtcaaagcagccccatatccccactcctgggattaaaacaaaaaaatatatttttgtgtaacatctctgtgtttttaaagaaaccaaaattccagaattctcactacactcatgcacacatacggGGATAAAAGTGGTTGAGTCATTTGCTTTGGGGAGGTGATATCCTTTCCCTGTTTCAGAGGGCCCAGGGAACCAGTCCAACCTCAGGCAAGGGGTCCTAGAGGACACTAAGTCATATGTCCTGCTTCCAGGGCCAGCATCTCAGTGAATTCAAACAGCACGTGACAGTTTACTAGTGACACGTAtgtaaacataaacacacatataagtgTATATATGCTTACTTATTGAATGAAGAACAATGAGGACTTGACAGCTCCCAGGTATGGTTGAGAAGGTTTATTGTAGGTATAAGGAGGAGAACATCCAAAGGCATCTGCAAGAGTCCAGACTGACCTGGGCCTACAGAATAAGCTGGGCCATGGGGTCAGgggtgagagaggaagaaagggggaaccaggacacaaagagaaacaagagagcTAAGGAACATGTAGCTAAAACagctggattatataggaaagagaaTCTTGGAAGAAGAGAAGTGATGCTCAGGGACGGGAAAGGTTGAGGGTAGGGTAACTATATAGTAACAGGCATTGGTGATACTGAGAGAGACTGGCGCCCAGAGTCCACTTTGATATATTAATATGCACCTCAGCCATTTGCCCAGGGTTCCTTTGAGACCTAACACTTATCTGAACAAAAGcatgggttggtgggtgggtctCAGGAGTAGATAGATTTTGTGCGTGACTGAGGTAGTGTGGGCTCTAGCCTCAACTTTGTAAGAATTCGTTAGATTAACTAACCATggtgaaagataaaagttttaaagttgcccccctagacacaaagtttagagcaggaaaaaaaaagaaaacaggttaggccccagaattgtatgttccaagaagcctctcctagggctatagaatggataattacattggccagctcaacagctttctcccagaaactagctgaccataaatcttagagaacaattttgagaagcaggaaacaacgtctcctaagaactagcggaccatgaagttaaacaatctgagaagtaagagacagcttctcctaggaaacaatcttgggagacagagagttcttccttgtgatttttcactgttattctatgacgccatccctgccccctcaggttgtggtttctccctttaaatacctcttctcccagcctcttggggttgaactccactgcccctgcatgggatacaagtctcgacccccagtgcactggttgctatcgataaacctcatgtacaaggacggtcttgtgtgagttcttgggggttgcgtcatccgagacttgagtgagggtctcccctccgggggtctttttttttttttttttttggttgtttttttttcggagctggggacccgaacccagggccttgcgcttccctaggcaagcgctctaccactgagctaaatccccaaccccggggtcTTTCAATGGCATGgcattttaatcccaggactcaagaggcagaggcaggaggatctctgagttggaggccaacctggtctacaaagagagttctaggatagctagaATGGTGAGACCATGTCTTTGAAAAAGGTGGGGGGTGGTGTAAACCAGGTAGtggcagtaagtgcttttaatcctagcacatgggaggcagaggccttgGCCAACTCTcttatgagttggaggccagtctggtctacagaagtagttccaggacagccaaggctacacaaagaaactctgtttcaaaaaaataaacaaacaaaacaaaacaaacaaaaaaccaagaccaacagcaacaaaagttAAGTAAAAGCAAGCATTTGTGCTTAATAAAGATTCTCTCAACTGTCGacaagtgggggttggggagaaacAAATCTCTGAATCTTTTCCATCTGAGGTCCACACAAGTATTTCTACCTTTTGTGAAAAAGCTGGTATTATCACTTTTATGGGAGAGGGGCATAGGCTACTCGTTTATTTACATTGAGCTGATGACCTGTCTTACTACCTAGCTCAGCTTGGCCTCCAACTAAAAGCAATCCTCTGGCtttggtctgtttgtttattgCAGGCATGCAATTGCACCCAATTTGCctttttatatttacttcttCCTATCACGAAGCTGAATGAAAAAATAACTTCTTATATAGAAAAGTTCCAGACGTAGGCACATCAAAAGAGTCCAGAGTTGGGTTgaataagagcactgactgctcttccagaggtcctgagttcaattcccagcaactatagcgtggctcacaaccatctgtaacggaatCCGACACCCTTttttgatgtgtctgaagacagggagtacttacataaaatgttagagagagagagagagagagagagagagagagagagagagagagagagagagagagagagaatgagagagagagagagaagagagagagagagagagagagagagagagagagagagagagagagagagagagatcgggACCGCCAGAGCCTGGACatgaaaggagaaggggagagaggtgaGCCAGGGGAATAAATAAGGGTAggcgaaaaaaagaacccagtaTTCAAAACGACTGGATTATAGAGGGAAGGGCAAGCAGCTGGGATAGGGCAGCACAACCTCTGAGCTGGAGAAGTTCAAGGTATGAAGAGCCCTCGTGCCTCCATTTTAAGCTTAAAATCATCCTGCAAACAATATGACATCTCCAGATTTAACCTATTTAGAACCAATATACTGGGCTGTAAGTGGATGTGCTTCTGCAACAATGGGAAGGTGGAAGCAGTTGgcttagaagttcaaggccaccccttgaaatatgagatcctgtctcaaaatcaaaaccaaaataaaaaccaaccatgCAGCACTTCTACAAACGTAGAGAACTTTAGACTAATCAAAAAGGGAAACAACTTGCTTTGTTAGTCAtgtgtttaaagaaacaaaagaactttcCGGAACTTTTTTCTGAGTCCCAGAGGGGAACTACCAGAAGAAATAAACTTCCGGTGTCCCACTTCCGGCCAAGGCCTCTCATTCGGTGGCGCCTAGGCAGACCGGAAGTCTGTCACCTTTCCCGGCCCGCCTACTTCCGGAAGTGACGCGCAGCGGGGTTGCCGGAAGAAGTGGCGAAGTTACTTTTGCTTTTCGCTCAGCAAGCGCTGTTGCTCCGAGCTACTCCCAGGCTTCTGAAGTTACTTCTGAAGTGCTGTGGAGGAGCAATCACCGGTGCGGACACAGAGGCAAGTGCACCAGGCGGCCGGGCGGGTGGGGTTGGGACGGGTACGCGGATCTTTGCGGGTCCAGCTTAACGCGCGCCTCCTTCCCTTACTTTGTCGCAGCTCCCGCCTCCCACAGCCATTTCCAGGGTAACGAAGTAGGAGACCCCCTCCTGCGACCCCCTCACGATCGCCGGTGCAGTCATGAGCCCCGCCTCCCCCTGGTGCACGGAGAGGGGCGGGGCCTGGAACGAGGTGGGCGTGACTCCACGGGGCGTGGCGTAGGGGAAACCTATGGTTGGTGGGCGAGGGCGGGACGCACATGGGCGGGAGGCACGCTGTAGATAAATCCTGTGATTGAAGGCTTTCTTGATTCTTGGGGCGGGGCCTGGATTGTTGTTGAGGGGGCTGGGGGAGTGGGCAGAGGCATGGAGGGCATGGCACAATGAAGACCTATGATTGGCTTTTGGGGAGTTGGAGGGGCGGGGCTAAATCTGGGTATCTGCCCCAGTGTGAGAAGGGGCGGGACCAGGGACCTGATAGGATGGGTAGGGTCTGGGGTCTGTATTGAAGTGGGTTAAAGCCTTGAAGAAGCCTGTGGTAGGAGGGTAATGATTGCAACCTGATGGGAGAGGCGGGACAAAGTTAGGATCACCTATATGATAAGAGCACAGTTGGTGCTCACCAAAGAAGAGGAATTAGAGTTGTTGGGCTCTCTTAGAGCAGCGGGAGTTGTCATGGGAGGTCATGAATCATAGAGAGGTGGAGGGAGCAGTGAGTGGgttggagcagaagtggttggGGATGTTCAGGGTGATGTTTATAAGGGACTAGGGCTGGCAGTGGGGGCTCAATATAGAAGTAAAAACACTGAGGTATAGTGGCACAGTGCTGTgatgccagcacttgagagactgaggcaggagtgtggggAATATCCCAAGACAGCGTAGGGTAGTGTGTTCCAGGGTTTTGGAGGTGGTTCAAGATGTTCAGCCACATAGTTCGTTTAGCCTGAGCTGCATGGGATCATGTTTCGAGAGCCCTTGAGCATTGGAAGGAGAGACACTCTGTAATTGGCTGGGTCCCCTATGTCCAGCAGGCTGCTTCGTGACCCACTATGTCTTCCCCCACAAGTTCTCTGGACACTCCCTTGCCTGGTGAGTGATGGGTTTTCCctacctggcccctcccacagtgTAAGAGAAGCTCActgttccctcttccttctcctaggGAATGGTTCTCCCCAGCCCAGTACCTCTTCCACTTCACCCACTAttaaggaggaggggcaggagactGATCCACCTCCAGGCTCTGAAGGGTCCAGCTCTGCCTACATCGTGGgtgagacagggagacaggaacaGGGGTGTGGGACGTTGtgagggaagggtggggagacGGTGGCCCCTGTCTTTCGGTTcgcttttccttcctcttccctctgacaCCTCCGACTCATTCTTGGGAGCCTGCCGACCTGCAGATCTTTCCCTTGGCGTTGCAGCCCTGTCCTCTCACCCTCGCTTCGGGACTTCCCATGGCCTGTTCCCAGGCTGCTGTTTCTCTTTGTCGCTATCTCTCATGGCATCTGCTCACCCCAAGTCATCTTAGAGCCAGAGGATGAACCTGAGCGCAAGCGGAAGAAGGGTCCGGCCCCGAAGATGCTGGGCCATGAGCTGTGCCGCGTGTGTGGGGACAAGGCCTCGGGCTTCCACTACAATGTGCTCAGTTGTGAAGGCTGCAAAGGCTTCTTCCGGCGTAGCGTGGTCCATGGTGGGGCCGGGCGCTATGCCTGTCGGGGCAGCGGAACCTGCCAGATGGATGCCTTCATGCGGCGCAAGTGCCAGCTCTGCAGACTGCGCAAGTGCAAGGAGGCTGGCATGCGGGAGCAGTGTGAGTGCAGGGGCGGGGCTAGACAGAGCGTGGGTCCTCGTCAGGTCACGGGGAGGAGTAAGTGAGGGTGGGTCCCACCACTGAGGCTGTCTTTCCTGCAGGCGTGCTTTCTGAGGAGCAGATTCGGAAGAAAAAGATTcagaagcagcaacagcagcagccacCGCCCCCGACTGAGCCAGCATCCGGTAGCTCAGCCCGGCCTGCAGCCTCCCCTGGCACTTCGGAAGCAAGTAGCCAGGGCTCCGGGGAAGGAGAGGGCATCCAGCTGACAGCGGCTCAGGAGCTGATGATCCAACAGTTAGTTGCCGCGCAGCTGCAGTGCAACAAGCGATCTTTCTCCGACCAGCCTAAAGTCACGGTATCGCCCCGCCCGGCCCAGTGGGCAGAGCCCACCCAGGCTAGGGAGGGTTTCTTAGGGCACTCGAGTTCCCACGTGACCCTGGCCTTTTGTGTCCCAGCCCTGGCCCTTGGGTGCAGACCCTCAGTCCCGAGACGCTCGTCAGCAACGCTTTGCCCACTTCACTGAGCTAGCCATCATCTCAGTCCAGGAGATCGTGGACTTCGCCAAGCAGGTGCCAGGGTTCCTGCAGCTGGGCCGGGAAGACCAGATCGCCCTCCTGAAGGCATCCACCATCGAGGTACTAATAACGAGAACTAGGCTCTAGGACAGAGGTCAGAGCTGCATGTAGTCCAGGCACATCCTAACCCTCGTGGGGTGTGGCCATCTGGAGCCTCCAGTGAGCCAGCCACGGGGGAAAGGGAAGTGAGCTGAGGTGGGAGTAATGGAGACTATGGGATGGACTGTCAAAGAGGAAATACGCCCCAGAGACTTGAAGGGAGTGGACATTTGAGCCAACTCAAGGATAACGAAGTTTGAGAGTCAACTGTGCATAAAGTTCTAAGTGCTAAGAATCAAAACTCTTGTACCTCACAATAATGTGTGGTTAATGTCCTTGGGTGGGGGCAGTGGGCGGTAaagttggagaaaggaaagctAAGAATGTCTGGTGGCAGCCAGTTGGTCTTGGCACATTTGACCCCGGGGCAGCTGCAGAGCCCTGTACCTTGTCCCCTCCAGATCATGTTGCTAGAGACAGCCAGACGCTACAACCACGAGACGGAGTGCATCACGTTCCTGAAGGACTTCACCTACAGCAAGGACGACTTCCACCGTGCAGGTCAGTGTTAGGGCTTCTGCCCCCGTCGGACCTCCAGATCAGGCACTGGCAAGAGAAAGATCATGTTTAGCAGGACCAGATATGGGGAGGCTTTGCCGTCCCCTGGCCTTCTGGCAGGAGATCAGGAAGAAGCACAGGCCGCTGATTGTCTCATGGGGAGCTCATCTGGCCACCTGTGTGATGGTGGGACAGGGCCCCTGCCCATGGCCAGCCAATGCGAACAACTTTTCTCCCTCAGCTTTCGGCTTCCCAGGACACCTTGGGTGCCTCTCGGTATTTTTAGGCACCCACTTCCAACTCTTCTACTACACAAGAAGAGTCCTAGGATTCTTCCAGTGTGGCTTACTAGCAGGGCAGATTTAGGGAAAAACGTGTTTTCCCTGTGATCCAGCCTGGGCAAAGGCTCTGCAGCCAGGCTTGAAGGAACCCCACGGAGCCCCAGGCAGTCAGGCCTTGGAAGGTGGGACTGGAAAGGATCTTCGGCTTCCTACCCAAGCTCCTTCACTGCCTGGCCCCGGGCCCTCTGCTACTACCCTCCCACCACATCTGTCCCCCACAGCACGCAGGGTGCCATGCCAGCTTGTCAGCTCCCGTATTCCCTCTGCTGGGACAGGACCTGGCCTCCATTCTCCTCTGTCTTTGTCGATCGTCTCTCCCAGGCACTGGGTGCCTTGCTGAGTCTGCCCATCAGCACAGTCCAGCATCAGGGGCCAGCATTCACTGTCCCTTGAACCGGGTGACAACTCCTATCTTGCCTGGAACCTGCCtacatggttttgttttgctttcttgggGTCTCACTGCAGGCCAGGGTAGCCTAGAATATATTATCCTTTATAGAGAAGGGGTTGGGTGTGATGGCTGTAAATCACTCTTCTCCaaggcctggcacacagtaggtacacGTAACAGTCCATGAGTGAATCATAGCATATTAGAGCTGTGGGAACTACCTAAGGGTTCACAGTGCCTTTCCTCCGCCCTCCTGAGGGCAGATGGGGGGACCTGAGAG
Encoded proteins:
- the Nr1h2 gene encoding oxysterols receptor LXR-beta isoform X2 yields the protein MSSPTSSLDTPLPGNGSPQPSTSSTSPTIKEEGQETDPPPGSEGSSSAYIVEPEDEPERKRKKGPAPKMLGHELCRVCGDKASGFHYNVLSCEGCKGFFRRSVVHGGAGRYACRGSGTCQMDAFMRRKCQLCRLRKCKEAGMREQCVLSEEQIRKKKIQKQQQQQPPPPTEPASGSSARPAASPGTSEASSQGSGEGEGIQLTAAQELMIQQLVAAQLQCNKRSFSDQPKVTPWPLGADPQSRDARQQRFAHFTELAIISVQEIVDFAKQVPGFLQLGREDQIALLKASTIEIMLLETARRYNHETECITFLKDFTYSKDDFHRAGLQVEFINPIFEFSRAMRRLGLDDAEYALLIAINIFSADRPNVQEPSRVEALQQPYVEALLSYTRIKRPQDQLRFPRMLMKLVSLRTLSSVHSEQVFALRLQDKKLPPLLSEIWDVHE
- the Nr1h2 gene encoding oxysterols receptor LXR-beta isoform X3; the protein is MLGHELCRVCGDKASGFHYNVLSCEGCKGFFRRSVVHGGAGRYACRGSGTCQMDAFMRRKCQLCRLRKCKEAGMREQCVLSEEQIRKKKIQKQQQQQPPPPTEPASGSSARPAASPGTSEASSQGSGEGEGIQLTAAQELMIQQLVAAQLQCNKRSFSDQPKVTPWPLGADPQSRDARQQRFAHFTELAIISVQEIVDFAKQVPGFLQLGREDQIALLKASTIEIMLLETARRYNHETECITFLKDFTYSKDDFHRAGLQVEFINPIFEFSRAMRRLGLDDAEYALLIAINIFSADRPNVQEPSRVEALQQPYVEALLSYTRIKRPQDQLRFPRMLMKLVSLRTLSSVHSEQVFALRLQDKKLPPLLSEIWDVHE
- the Nr1h2 gene encoding oxysterols receptor LXR-beta isoform X1, with translation MSSPTSSLDTPLPGNGSPQPSTSSTSPTIKEEGQETDPPPGSEGSSSAYIVVILEPEDEPERKRKKGPAPKMLGHELCRVCGDKASGFHYNVLSCEGCKGFFRRSVVHGGAGRYACRGSGTCQMDAFMRRKCQLCRLRKCKEAGMREQCVLSEEQIRKKKIQKQQQQQPPPPTEPASGSSARPAASPGTSEASSQGSGEGEGIQLTAAQELMIQQLVAAQLQCNKRSFSDQPKVTPWPLGADPQSRDARQQRFAHFTELAIISVQEIVDFAKQVPGFLQLGREDQIALLKASTIEIMLLETARRYNHETECITFLKDFTYSKDDFHRAGLQVEFINPIFEFSRAMRRLGLDDAEYALLIAINIFSADRPNVQEPSRVEALQQPYVEALLSYTRIKRPQDQLRFPRMLMKLVSLRTLSSVHSEQVFALRLQDKKLPPLLSEIWDVHE